A stretch of the Fusobacterium varium genome encodes the following:
- a CDS encoding tripartite ATP-independent periplasmic transporter, translating into MLKKLDDFLENIENIILIITGIAVCLLIFIGAMMRYIFKIDFYGSEEIILFISFWLYFTGSAVAAKKNSHIDANMLSIFIKNQKTLQIFSLIKNLIALFIAVIVTFWCYKYVSWSADMGAASNVFKLPNIIGQIPIFISFFIWDIYLIRDVINNFKNLKTFSS; encoded by the coding sequence ATGCTTAAAAAATTAGATGATTTCCTAGAAAATATAGAAAATATAATACTTATCATTACTGGTATTGCAGTGTGTTTACTTATTTTTATCGGTGCTATGATGCGTTACATTTTTAAAATTGACTTTTATGGCTCTGAAGAAATAATTTTATTTATATCATTTTGGTTATATTTTACTGGAAGTGCTGTTGCAGCAAAAAAAAATTCTCATATTGATGCTAATATGTTAAGTATTTTTATCAAAAATCAAAAGACTTTACAAATTTTCAGCCTAATTAAAAATCTAATAGCTCTATTTATAGCAGTTATTGTCACTTTTTGGTGCTATAAATATGTTTCATGGTCTGCTGATATGGGAGCAGCATCTAATGTTTTTAAATTACCTAATATAATAGGTCAAATTCCTATTTTTATTTCATTCTTTATATGGGATATATACCTGATAAGAGATGTAATAAATAACTTTAAAAATTTAAAAACTTTTTCTTCATAA
- a CDS encoding TRAP transporter permease protein: MIIAVALIILLIMLIIGMPIPLAFLASAGSICFLGDYDPSFLMVYGYNKINSILLLTIPLFVLAGSIMDNGGIGEKLIGTVEKRVGKVKGSLGIVAVVSCAVFGAVSGSSSATLSCIGSIMTPRLKRNGYPEGLIGALLASSGVLGILIPPSMLMILYAWSSGQSVLACFLATVLPGILLIILISLVNCWYAKKNPNIKVYDKVVENINTNKNFKKKNDSAVPALLMPVIILGSIYCGILTATEAAALSVIYAVPVGAFYYKKIDKITFKTALIQAGETAGVIMAMLFSVMILSRLYVSENLPNMILQFLTSISEKKVIILIMINLFMIILGMIMDDCSATILAAPILLPVIIALGVSPIHFAAILGVNIGMGNVTPPTAPLLYLAGRISKAEVKEMLGPDIALICFAWFPTLILTTYIPAFGLFLPKLFGYI, encoded by the coding sequence ATGATAATTGCTGTTGCTTTAATAATTTTATTAATTATGTTAATTATAGGAATGCCTATCCCATTAGCTTTTTTAGCCTCTGCTGGAAGTATTTGTTTTTTAGGTGACTATGATCCATCTTTTTTAATGGTTTATGGATATAATAAAATAAATTCTATTCTATTGCTTACAATCCCATTATTTGTTCTTGCAGGTTCAATCATGGATAATGGTGGAATCGGAGAAAAACTAATAGGAACTGTTGAAAAACGTGTAGGAAAAGTTAAAGGAAGCCTTGGAATAGTTGCTGTAGTATCTTGTGCTGTTTTCGGGGCTGTTTCTGGAAGTTCATCTGCAACTTTATCTTGTATAGGTTCTATAATGACTCCAAGATTAAAAAGAAATGGATATCCTGAAGGATTAATAGGAGCTTTGTTAGCAAGTTCTGGAGTTCTTGGAATTTTAATTCCACCATCAATGTTAATGATTTTATATGCATGGTCAAGTGGTCAGTCAGTTCTTGCGTGTTTTTTAGCAACAGTTTTACCTGGAATTTTATTAATTATTCTTATAAGCCTGGTTAATTGCTGGTATGCTAAGAAAAATCCGAACATAAAAGTTTACGATAAAGTAGTTGAAAATATAAATACAAATAAGAATTTTAAAAAGAAAAATGATAGTGCTGTTCCTGCTTTATTAATGCCAGTTATTATTTTAGGCTCTATTTATTGTGGAATATTAACAGCTACAGAAGCAGCAGCTTTATCTGTAATATATGCTGTTCCTGTTGGAGCTTTTTATTATAAAAAAATAGATAAAATAACATTTAAAACAGCTCTTATACAAGCTGGAGAAACTGCTGGAGTCATTATGGCTATGCTTTTTTCTGTTATGATTTTAAGTAGGTTATATGTAAGTGAAAATTTGCCAAATATGATTTTACAATTTTTAACATCCATTTCTGAAAAAAAAGTAATCATTCTCATCATGATTAATTTATTTATGATAATTTTAGGTATGATTATGGATGACTGCTCAGCAACTATTTTAGCAGCACCTATTTTACTTCCTGTTATTATAGCTTTAGGAGTCAGCCCTATACATTTTGCAGCAATTCTTGGAGTTAATATAGGTATGGGAAATGTAACACCCCCTACAGCTCCATTATTATATTTAGCTGGAAGAATCTCCAAAGCAGAAGTTAAAGAAATGCTTGGACCAGATATAGCATTGATTTGCTTTGCATGGTTTCCTACTTTAATTTTGACTACTTATATACCTGCTTTTGGTCTATTCCTACCAAAATTATTTGGTTACATATAA
- a CDS encoding putative transcriptional regulator, with the protein MDEKIGALLKRIRKQHKTTLQELAFKSGLSISYLSLLERGLNSPTIESLNKICQCLGITLTDLLLNLNAEKLLVEKKDRRIIFDNKGVRYETITEGNRHMKGTAMIVSDKVLHISESHIADEIGYMVQGVLELNLKGVIYEMHPGDTIYIPANTKHSFKKLSDDDSISIWVYHNVALENLPSAFK; encoded by the coding sequence ATGGATGAAAAAATAGGCGCTCTTTTAAAAAGAATAAGAAAACAACATAAAACTACATTGCAGGAACTAGCTTTTAAATCTGGGTTATCAATAAGTTATTTAAGCCTATTGGAAAGAGGCCTTAACAGTCCTACAATCGAAAGCTTAAATAAAATTTGTCAATGCCTTGGAATAACCCTTACAGATTTACTTTTAAATTTAAATGCTGAAAAGCTTTTAGTTGAAAAAAAGGATAGAAGAATTATATTTGATAATAAAGGAGTACGTTATGAAACAATAACAGAGGGAAATAGACATATGAAAGGAACTGCTATGATAGTATCAGACAAAGTTCTGCATATTTCAGAATCTCATATAGCAGATGAAATTGGATATATGGTACAAGGAGTTTTAGAATTGAATTTAAAAGGAGTTATTTATGAAATGCATCCTGGAGATACAATCTATATTCCAGCAAATACTAAGCACTCTTTTAAAAAATTGAGTGATGATGATTCTATAAGTATTTGGGTATATCATAATGTAGCTTTAGAAAATTTACCATCTGCTTTTAAATAA
- the btuR gene encoding cob(I)alamin adenosyltransferase/cobinamide ATP-dependent adenosyltransferase, whose amino-acid sequence MKRYTQVYTGNGKGKTTAALGLAVRALGNGYHVYIGQFMKGQEYGELRTFAKLDNIIIERFGTENCIISKEHVQQIDIEKAKAGLKRAKEALVCGDYELVILDEICVAHFFGLVTEDEILALIELKPENVELVLTGRYAPQRIIDCADLVTEMKEIKHYYNIGVMARDGIER is encoded by the coding sequence ATGAAAAGATACACTCAAGTATATACAGGAAACGGAAAAGGAAAAACTACTGCTGCTCTTGGCTTGGCTGTGAGAGCACTTGGAAATGGGTACCATGTCTATATTGGGCAATTTATGAAAGGGCAAGAATATGGTGAACTTCGGACATTTGCTAAATTGGATAATATTATTATAGAAAGATTTGGAACAGAAAACTGCATAATTTCTAAAGAACATGTACAGCAGATAGATATAGAAAAAGCTAAAGCTGGACTAAAAAGAGCTAAAGAAGCTCTTGTCTGTGGAGATTATGAACTTGTTATATTAGATGAAATATGTGTAGCTCATTTTTTTGGTTTAGTTACTGAAGATGAAATACTGGCTCTTATAGAATTAAAACCTGAAAATGTTGAACTTGTCCTGACTGGAAGATATGCTCCTCAAAGAATCATAGATTGCGCTGATCTAGTTACTGAAATGAAGGAAATAAAACATTATTATAATATAGGTGTAATGGCTAGAGATGGGATAGAAAGATAA
- a CDS encoding bacterial extracellular solute-binding protein, with translation MKFKNAVSIFLTGFFILGSLTYAKDAGNFKPVVLKFANQHPSDSTASNADREICEEINKATEGRVKVELYTDSSLGDYTSIFEETMMGTIDMAHITAVETYDPKMSGAMLPYLGSNYEELEKAYAPDNYLFKTVSESAKKLGLHSFGFYCEGFSGIGVTKEIKDPAIPGKEKDVIVRIPGLDNFALPAKELGFRTSTIAYSDTYTSMQTGTVNGWVGGPPNLNYLYFRDVIKYYYHYQMTQEATQIFMNENKFNSLLPEDQVAITKIIQNKCKESLVLAKTDEEKYMKLMEDTGIKVIKFSDEEKANFAKTIREKVWPKLTKHTSKKFMDNLLKSME, from the coding sequence ATGAAATTCAAAAATGCAGTATCAATTTTTTTAACTGGCTTTTTTATTTTAGGCTCTCTTACTTATGCAAAAGATGCAGGTAATTTTAAACCAGTTGTTTTAAAATTCGCAAATCAACATCCAAGTGACTCAACAGCTTCAAATGCTGACAGAGAAATATGCGAAGAAATAAATAAAGCGACTGAAGGAAGAGTAAAAGTAGAACTTTATACAGACAGCTCTTTGGGGGATTATACTAGTATATTTGAAGAAACTATGATGGGGACAATAGATATGGCTCATATTACAGCTGTTGAAACCTATGATCCTAAAATGTCTGGAGCTATGCTTCCCTATTTAGGTTCTAATTATGAAGAATTGGAAAAGGCTTATGCCCCAGATAACTATCTATTTAAAACTGTATCTGAAAGTGCTAAAAAATTAGGTTTACATAGTTTTGGTTTTTACTGTGAAGGATTTTCTGGTATAGGTGTAACTAAAGAGATAAAAGATCCAGCTATCCCAGGAAAAGAAAAAGATGTTATTGTTCGTATTCCTGGACTTGATAACTTTGCATTACCTGCTAAAGAATTAGGTTTTAGAACATCTACTATTGCATATTCTGATACTTATACTTCCATGCAGACTGGTACAGTTAATGGTTGGGTAGGAGGACCACCTAATTTAAACTATCTATATTTCCGTGATGTTATAAAATATTATTATCACTATCAAATGACTCAAGAAGCTACTCAAATTTTTATGAATGAAAATAAATTTAATTCTCTTCTTCCAGAAGATCAAGTAGCAATTACCAAAATTATTCAAAATAAATGTAAGGAAAGTCTTGTTCTTGCTAAAACAGATGAAGAAAAATATATGAAACTTATGGAGGATACAGGAATAAAAGTTATTAAATTCAGTGATGAAGAAAAAGCTAATTTTGCTAAAACTATTAGAGAAAAAGTATGGCCAAAACTTACAAAACACACATCTAAAAAGTTTATGGACAATCTTTTGAAAAGCATGGAGTAA